In the Haloferula helveola genome, one interval contains:
- the tsf gene encoding translation elongation factor Ts produces the protein MITASLVKELRDKTNAGMMDCKKALTETNGDLEAAVTWLREKGISKAAGKADREASEGIIAARLSDDGKTGLLVEVNCETDFVSRNENFVAFVDEIADTLAASDAKTLEEALQVSKDGGTVEEFVKAKVIELGENIQLRKFERFELSDNGAIAQYIHMGGKVGVLVEVGAKQGETAAKDEFRELVKDITLHIAAAAPKGLAREDIPEDLVEKEKDVFRAQLANEGKPAEIIDKIIMGKIGKFFSETCLLEQAFVKDPDNTIKKLVENAGKSLGDDLEIRRFVRFGLGE, from the coding sequence ATGATCACCGCATCACTCGTCAAAGAACTCCGCGATAAGACCAACGCGGGCATGATGGACTGCAAGAAGGCCCTCACCGAGACCAACGGTGACCTCGAGGCCGCCGTCACCTGGCTCCGCGAGAAGGGCATTTCGAAAGCCGCCGGCAAGGCCGACCGCGAAGCCTCCGAAGGCATCATCGCCGCCCGTCTTTCCGACGACGGCAAGACCGGCCTGCTCGTCGAGGTGAACTGCGAGACCGACTTCGTTTCGCGCAACGAGAACTTCGTCGCGTTCGTCGACGAGATCGCCGACACGCTGGCCGCAAGCGATGCCAAGACCCTTGAAGAGGCACTTCAGGTCTCCAAGGACGGCGGCACGGTCGAAGAGTTCGTGAAGGCCAAGGTCATCGAACTCGGCGAGAACATCCAGCTGCGCAAGTTCGAGCGCTTCGAGCTCAGCGACAACGGCGCCATCGCCCAGTACATCCACATGGGTGGCAAGGTCGGCGTGCTCGTCGAAGTCGGTGCCAAGCAGGGTGAAACCGCCGCCAAGGACGAGTTCCGCGAACTGGTGAAGGACATCACGCTCCACATCGCCGCCGCCGCGCCGAAGGGCCTGGCCCGCGAGGACATCCCGGAAGATCTGGTCGAGAAGGAGAAGGACGTGTTCCGCGCCCAGCTCGCCAACGAAGGCAAGCCCGCCGAGATCATCGACAAGATCATCATGGGCAAGATCGGCAAGTTCTTCTCGGAGACCTGCCTGCTCGAGCAAGCGTTCGTGAAGGACCCCGACAACACGATCAAGAAGCTCGTCGAGAACGCCGGCAAGAGCCTCGGCGACGACCTCGAGATCCGCCGCTTCGTGCGCTTCGGACTCGGCGAGTAA
- the rsmH gene encoding 16S rRNA (cytosine(1402)-N(4))-methyltransferase RsmH produces the protein MCDVSDSGRPGYHVSVLPEETREWMAAGSGKFIIDGTLGGGGHSEMFLEAGARVLGIDRDPEALAHAQARLSKYGERFSTWQGNFSDFRDNPEVQGGERADGLLLDLGVSSRQLDAPERGFSFRGDGPLDMRMGPATELTAATVVNEWSEEEIRKILREYGEEPQARRIAAAIVRRRNEQPFQSTLDLADCIEKAVGRKGRTHPATRSFQAIRIAVNDELGSLQRALEHSVDLLKPGGRLLVITFHSLEDRMVKQFMQDRSRPWLDRPEWPEPRPNPRWAFRLPQRKAIAPSDEEIRINPRARSAKLRVAELLDPTTPRP, from the coding sequence ATGTGTGATGTGTCGGACAGCGGCCGTCCAGGTTACCACGTATCGGTCCTCCCTGAGGAAACGCGGGAATGGATGGCCGCCGGGTCCGGCAAATTCATCATCGACGGCACCCTCGGCGGGGGCGGGCACAGCGAGATGTTTCTCGAAGCCGGCGCCCGCGTGTTGGGCATCGACCGCGACCCGGAAGCCCTCGCGCACGCGCAGGCGCGGCTTTCGAAGTACGGCGAGCGCTTCAGCACCTGGCAGGGCAATTTCTCGGATTTCCGAGACAACCCTGAGGTCCAGGGGGGAGAGCGGGCTGATGGCCTGCTCCTGGACCTCGGGGTTTCGTCTCGTCAGCTGGACGCCCCGGAACGGGGATTCTCGTTCCGGGGCGACGGCCCGCTCGACATGCGGATGGGACCCGCGACGGAGTTGACCGCCGCGACGGTGGTCAACGAGTGGTCGGAAGAGGAGATCCGCAAGATTCTCCGGGAGTACGGCGAGGAGCCGCAGGCCCGGCGAATCGCCGCTGCGATCGTCCGCCGCCGCAACGAGCAACCCTTTCAGTCCACCCTGGATCTGGCCGACTGCATCGAAAAGGCGGTCGGGCGGAAGGGGCGGACGCACCCGGCGACCCGTTCGTTCCAAGCGATCCGGATCGCGGTGAACGACGAACTCGGATCCCTGCAGCGGGCGCTCGAGCACTCGGTCGACCTGCTCAAGCCAGGGGGCCGGTTGCTCGTCATTACCTTCCACAGTCTCGAGGACCGGATGGTGAAGCAATTCATGCAGGACCGGTCCCGGCCATGGCTGGACCGCCCCGAGTGGCCCGAGCCACGGCCAAACCCGCGCTGGGCATTCCGGCTGCCACAGCGCAAAGCGATCGCTCCAAGCGACGAAGAGATCCGAATCAATCCGAGGGCCCGCAGTGCGAAACTGCGGGTCGCCGAGCTTCTGGACCCAACGACTCCACGACCATGA
- the rpsB gene encoding 30S ribosomal protein S2: MINELINDMVDAGVHYGHQTKKWNPQMKPYLMKDKGGIYIINLEQTVKCLDKAADFLSDLATKGKNILFVGCKRQAQEAVRQSAEATKQFYVNHRWLGGMLTNMATVKKSIERLKWLEGLEKSPEFKSISKKEFAALTREKNKLRRNLDGIRNMDGMPDALVIVDSARESIAVAEARRLNIPIVAIVDSNADPSVVDYPIPGNDDSVRSIRIILQNLVDAVVTGKKG, from the coding sequence ATGATCAACGAACTCATCAACGATATGGTGGACGCAGGCGTCCACTACGGACACCAGACGAAGAAGTGGAACCCGCAAATGAAGCCCTACCTGATGAAGGACAAGGGCGGGATCTACATCATCAACCTGGAGCAAACGGTGAAGTGCCTGGACAAGGCCGCCGATTTCCTTTCCGACCTCGCCACCAAGGGCAAGAACATCCTCTTCGTCGGCTGCAAGCGTCAGGCCCAGGAGGCTGTCCGCCAGTCGGCCGAAGCAACCAAGCAGTTCTACGTGAACCACCGTTGGCTCGGCGGCATGCTGACCAACATGGCGACCGTCAAGAAGTCGATCGAGCGCCTGAAGTGGCTCGAAGGCCTCGAGAAGTCGCCCGAGTTCAAGTCGATTTCGAAGAAGGAGTTCGCCGCGCTGACGCGTGAGAAGAACAAGCTTCGCCGCAACCTCGACGGCATCCGCAACATGGACGGCATGCCCGACGCGCTGGTGATCGTCGACTCCGCACGCGAGTCGATCGCTGTCGCCGAAGCCCGCCGCCTCAACATCCCGATCGTCGCGATCGTCGACTCCAACGCCGACCCGTCGGTCGTCGACTACCCGATCCCGGGCAACGACGATTCGGTCCGCTCGATCCGCATCATCCTTCAGAATCTCGTCGACGCCGTCGTCACGGGCAAGAAGGGCTGA
- a CDS encoding penicillin-binding protein 2: MSSRAFQFRCLLLCLVLVTGLSLLSVRLIQIQVWDQKKYAERARAAYDRSEILPGLRGKIVDRHDEVLAKSIMLSDLMVDAKLFDDPVVVVRALAYQRASEEPGWDELTGEQQARKLKAFRSIILEEEPPEIVVERYVSRVLETLSRPLGVRKEELRARIDKPKSKGRAYYAIAKDLPEDVADSLRGLILENHLKGFQFENSIKRWYTSPDLATHVIGYTGEEEAVAPNGKKVFRQVGKFGVEAAMEEFLHGTDGVWDHLNIPMPGEEGAMIPPVHGLNVRLTLDMGIQAIVEEELDAGLKEYISGRGCVVVLNPKTGGLLAMVNRPHFNLNLKEGLSEGAMNYALQGIYEPGSTFKVIAAAGGLNERLVSPSTLIDCEWGFYKEGALSIPDHHPYGIIPVWKVLQKSSNIGAFKIARQLGDTRFYEYAGRFGFGEKTGILLSGESSGVVRNTENLIDFSRASYGYALNVTPLQIASAYGAIANGGELIRPRVVRSIIASDGTVLERFSPEVVRRVIREEVAEDLREALVTVVEEGGTATRAAVPGFKVAGKTGTAVRIKNGYYQHGHYTVSFAGMMPAEDPEFVCLVVIDDPCTEEVNRYGGTIAAPIFSKIAGRIATHMNLTPTEPLDEDALAGAETP, translated from the coding sequence ATGTCGTCCCGCGCTTTTCAGTTCCGCTGCCTCCTGCTGTGCCTGGTCCTGGTGACCGGGCTCAGTTTGCTTTCGGTGCGGCTGATCCAGATCCAGGTGTGGGATCAGAAGAAGTATGCGGAGCGCGCGCGCGCGGCGTATGACCGTAGCGAGATTCTGCCAGGGCTGCGCGGCAAGATCGTCGACCGGCACGACGAGGTGCTGGCCAAGAGCATCATGCTCAGCGATCTGATGGTCGACGCGAAGCTCTTCGACGATCCGGTGGTGGTGGTGCGAGCCCTCGCCTACCAGCGTGCTTCGGAAGAGCCTGGTTGGGACGAGCTCACCGGTGAGCAGCAGGCGCGGAAGCTGAAGGCGTTCCGCAGCATCATTCTGGAAGAGGAGCCGCCCGAGATTGTGGTCGAAAGGTATGTCTCGCGGGTGCTGGAGACGCTTTCACGTCCACTCGGCGTGCGGAAGGAGGAGCTGCGTGCCCGCATTGACAAGCCCAAGTCCAAGGGGCGCGCCTACTACGCGATTGCCAAGGATCTTCCCGAGGATGTGGCCGACAGCCTGCGCGGTCTGATCCTTGAGAACCACCTCAAGGGCTTCCAATTCGAGAACTCGATCAAGCGCTGGTACACTTCACCGGATCTCGCGACGCACGTGATCGGATACACCGGCGAGGAGGAAGCAGTCGCACCAAATGGCAAGAAGGTCTTCCGCCAGGTCGGCAAGTTCGGGGTCGAGGCCGCGATGGAGGAGTTCCTGCACGGAACCGACGGAGTCTGGGACCACCTCAACATTCCGATGCCGGGCGAGGAGGGTGCGATGATCCCGCCGGTGCACGGACTCAACGTCCGGCTCACCCTCGACATGGGGATTCAGGCGATTGTCGAGGAAGAGCTCGACGCGGGCCTGAAGGAATACATCAGCGGCCGTGGGTGCGTGGTTGTTCTGAACCCGAAGACCGGAGGCCTGCTGGCGATGGTCAACCGTCCCCACTTCAATCTCAACCTCAAGGAAGGGCTCTCCGAGGGTGCGATGAACTACGCGCTTCAGGGAATCTACGAGCCGGGTAGTACTTTCAAGGTGATCGCCGCAGCGGGCGGGCTCAATGAACGTCTTGTTTCGCCCAGCACGCTGATTGATTGCGAGTGGGGGTTCTACAAAGAGGGTGCGCTGTCGATTCCGGACCACCATCCATACGGAATCATCCCGGTTTGGAAGGTGCTCCAGAAATCAAGCAACATCGGTGCGTTCAAGATCGCGAGGCAGCTGGGCGACACCCGCTTCTATGAGTACGCCGGACGGTTCGGCTTCGGGGAGAAAACAGGGATCCTTCTAAGCGGTGAGTCGTCGGGGGTGGTGAGGAACACCGAGAACCTGATCGATTTCAGCCGCGCGTCGTATGGCTACGCGCTGAACGTCACGCCTCTCCAGATCGCATCGGCTTACGGCGCCATCGCGAACGGCGGTGAGCTGATCCGCCCCCGGGTGGTCCGGTCGATCATTGCCAGCGACGGCACGGTGCTCGAGCGATTCTCGCCCGAAGTGGTTCGGCGGGTGATCCGTGAGGAAGTCGCGGAGGATCTTCGTGAGGCTCTTGTAACCGTGGTCGAGGAAGGCGGCACCGCCACGCGGGCCGCGGTTCCGGGATTCAAGGTCGCGGGCAAAACCGGCACGGCGGTCCGGATCAAGAACGGCTACTACCAGCACGGACACTACACCGTTTCGTTCGCCGGCATGATGCCGGCGGAGGATCCCGAATTCGTCTGCCTTGTGGTGATTGACGACCCGTGCACCGAGGAGGTGAACCGCTACGGCGGCACGATCGCCGCTCCCATTTTCTCGAAGATCGCCGGCCGCATTGCGACCCATATGAACCTGACCCCCACCGAACCGCTCGACGAGGACGCCCTCGCCGGGGCCGAGACGCCATGA
- a CDS encoding UDP-N-acetylmuramoyl-L-alanyl-D-glutamate--2,6-diaminopimelate ligase, whose product MKLRELVAGLRKPLVVGDLDIEVTGVTSDSRSIEPGFVFVAIRGTQSDGRRFIGPAVEAGAVAVISETAAETGDPSTVTWIQVADARLALSSLAAGLAENPSQELKLVGVTGTNGKTTTGFLSHHLMKTEWHRAGLLGTVQVDDGEGVVEASHTTPDAVALQSILRRMADNGCRGAALEVSSHGIDQKRVADVAFDALVFTNLTQDHLDYHGTMEAYAAAKISWFEDAASNPREKKPVAVLNLDDPSGAELAETLEGQMSVVTYGFGLRADLRAIDFRQSARGMEFKLEAKGRKYLVRAPLIGRFNAYNILASLGAARAVGIPLRNAIAAMAEAPQVPGRMENCGIRDGVTVFVDYAHTPDAVENACRTLKELEPRRLITVFGCGGDRDRGKRPLMAKAAARYSDACIITSDNPRGEDPEAIIGEIEAGMDGARYKSVPDRAEAIRIAIHAAGNGDIVLIAGKGHETYQQFSDETIQFDDRREARKALAERPPREERGRR is encoded by the coding sequence ATGAAGCTTCGAGAGTTGGTGGCGGGCCTGCGGAAGCCCTTGGTGGTCGGGGATCTCGATATCGAGGTGACCGGGGTCACGTCTGATTCGCGCTCGATCGAGCCGGGTTTCGTGTTCGTCGCGATCCGTGGCACGCAGTCGGATGGTCGGCGTTTCATCGGCCCCGCGGTCGAAGCCGGAGCTGTCGCGGTCATTTCCGAAACGGCTGCCGAGACCGGAGATCCATCCACGGTCACTTGGATTCAGGTCGCCGACGCGCGGCTCGCGCTTTCTTCGTTGGCTGCCGGCCTTGCAGAGAACCCGTCGCAAGAGCTCAAGCTGGTCGGTGTCACCGGAACCAACGGCAAGACGACGACCGGATTCCTAAGCCACCATCTGATGAAGACGGAGTGGCATCGGGCCGGCCTGCTCGGAACGGTGCAGGTCGACGACGGCGAGGGGGTCGTCGAGGCCAGCCACACCACGCCAGATGCGGTCGCATTGCAGTCGATCCTCCGTCGCATGGCCGACAACGGCTGCCGCGGTGCGGCTCTCGAGGTGTCATCACACGGCATCGATCAGAAGCGGGTGGCCGACGTCGCGTTCGATGCTCTCGTTTTCACCAACCTGACGCAGGACCATCTCGACTACCACGGCACAATGGAGGCGTATGCCGCCGCGAAGATTTCGTGGTTCGAGGATGCCGCGTCGAATCCCCGTGAAAAGAAGCCGGTGGCGGTGCTCAATCTGGATGATCCGAGCGGGGCGGAATTGGCCGAGACCTTGGAAGGCCAGATGTCGGTCGTGACCTATGGGTTCGGCCTGCGTGCCGATCTGCGTGCGATCGATTTCCGCCAGTCGGCACGCGGCATGGAATTCAAGCTCGAGGCCAAAGGGCGCAAGTATCTGGTCCGCGCGCCGTTGATCGGGCGCTTCAATGCTTACAACATTCTCGCTTCCCTCGGGGCGGCGAGGGCGGTCGGGATTCCGCTTCGCAACGCCATCGCTGCGATGGCCGAGGCACCCCAGGTGCCCGGACGGATGGAGAATTGCGGCATCCGCGATGGAGTCACGGTCTTTGTCGACTACGCCCACACCCCGGACGCGGTGGAGAATGCCTGCCGAACGCTCAAGGAACTCGAGCCGCGTCGACTGATCACCGTATTCGGCTGTGGCGGTGATCGAGATCGCGGCAAGCGCCCGCTGATGGCGAAAGCGGCGGCTCGTTACAGCGATGCTTGCATCATCACTTCCGACAACCCCCGTGGCGAGGATCCGGAGGCGATCATCGGGGAAATCGAGGCGGGCATGGACGGTGCGCGCTACAAGAGTGTTCCTGATCGTGCCGAAGCGATCCGCATCGCGATCCATGCCGCCGGCAACGGGGATATCGTGCTCATCGCAGGCAAAGGCCACGAGACGTATCAGCAGTTTTCCGACGAGACCATCCAGTTCGATGACCGGAGGGAGGCCCGCAAGGCGTTGGCGGAGCGCCCGCCGAGGGAAGAAAGGGGGCGGCGGTGA
- a CDS encoding UDP-N-acetylmuramoyl-tripeptide--D-alanyl-D-alanine ligase, translated as MNPIDAKTIAQVTGGELVLGSGDQMVSTVSTDTRSVGEGDAFFALRGDRFDANDFAPQAAAAGAAVVVVERWDGGADACGATVIKVGDGLLALQRLARWQRLQMEIPVVGITGSNGKTSTKDFTRAVLARKYDVFATRGNLNNHIGVPLTLLALTPDHGAAVVEMGMNHAGEIAPLCEIAMPTMGVITNIGTAHIEYLGSRQGIAEEKGALARALPSDGLLFVPAGCDFYDYFKSRTKARVVPVGNGRGLIRAEHLVPKGGRTRFTLVIEDKEVAEVDLPSLGRHMVKNALLAAGCGWFLGIDPEEIACGLSTAELTSGRLRRYESSGITVYDDTYNANPESMSAAIETLAETPVGDGGRRFAVLGPMGELGGHGPEAHLEVGRLAASRGVAVISVGEGAEGIARGAGVPDHIPDGDAASSILSNRFRPGDVVLFKASRSAAMEKVMNRVCPPNN; from the coding sequence GTGAACCCGATCGACGCGAAAACGATCGCGCAGGTGACGGGGGGAGAGCTGGTCCTCGGCAGTGGTGACCAGATGGTCTCGACGGTGTCGACCGACACCCGGTCGGTTGGCGAGGGTGATGCGTTCTTCGCTCTCCGGGGCGATCGCTTCGATGCCAATGATTTCGCGCCGCAGGCGGCGGCCGCCGGGGCGGCGGTGGTGGTTGTCGAGCGCTGGGATGGAGGAGCCGACGCTTGTGGTGCGACGGTGATCAAGGTGGGCGACGGACTGCTGGCCTTGCAACGTCTCGCACGATGGCAGCGGCTTCAGATGGAGATTCCGGTGGTCGGGATTACCGGCTCCAACGGGAAGACCAGCACCAAAGATTTCACCCGGGCGGTGCTCGCTCGGAAATACGACGTCTTTGCCACCCGCGGGAATCTCAACAATCACATCGGCGTGCCCCTGACGCTGCTTGCCCTCACTCCGGATCATGGTGCCGCGGTGGTGGAAATGGGAATGAACCATGCCGGAGAGATCGCCCCGCTATGCGAGATCGCGATGCCCACCATGGGCGTGATCACCAACATCGGTACGGCCCACATCGAGTATCTCGGAAGCCGTCAGGGGATTGCCGAGGAAAAGGGCGCCCTGGCACGCGCTTTGCCGTCCGATGGCTTGCTCTTCGTGCCCGCCGGCTGCGATTTCTATGACTACTTCAAGTCTCGTACCAAAGCGCGGGTGGTGCCGGTCGGAAACGGTCGGGGCCTGATCCGGGCGGAGCATCTGGTTCCGAAAGGCGGGCGGACCCGTTTCACGCTGGTGATCGAGGACAAGGAGGTGGCCGAGGTCGATCTGCCGTCGCTGGGCCGCCACATGGTCAAGAACGCCCTGCTCGCTGCCGGGTGCGGATGGTTTCTCGGAATCGATCCGGAGGAAATCGCCTGCGGCCTGTCGACCGCCGAACTGACCAGCGGGCGCCTGCGGCGCTACGAGTCGTCGGGCATCACCGTTTACGACGACACCTACAACGCGAATCCCGAGTCGATGTCGGCGGCGATCGAGACGTTGGCCGAAACACCGGTCGGCGACGGCGGGCGTCGCTTCGCCGTGCTCGGTCCGATGGGTGAACTCGGTGGCCATGGCCCTGAAGCCCATCTCGAGGTCGGTCGTCTCGCCGCATCCCGCGGTGTTGCGGTGATTTCCGTTGGGGAAGGGGCAGAAGGCATCGCCCGCGGTGCCGGTGTGCCCGACCACATTCC
- a CDS encoding NPCBM/NEW2 domain-containing protein codes for MKLPGTLAFLAFAAPVFGAMTPQEEIDVKVPAAMALLEKWENESPQKGERKLHLVYWTPKDRKPQPMFRKRLTSILEDIRDFYASEMKRLGFGPRTINLDYAPDGLLNIHLVEGRKDYSAYNVQSGGEIRTECLPTLRTAGLDPDKETLVIFCNMSNWDPENRKITQNSPYYAGGSPAGGNAWQVDSAILELGGLAKTEPKVHDGQYGHISIGRYNTIFIGGICHELGHALGLPHNRQRDDEGKAFGTALMGSGNRTYGEDRRNEGRGSFLTLAHGLKLASHPMFSGSVKQLDNRSNAKVEGLRVEPLGKSFRVHGKVTADPAPYAVIGYMDPAGGGDYNATTCTAVPDAEGNFTLDANGLVPGEGQEFRIVVCQVNGACSTYVGSNGRWEIPYRVGQDGNVDLSAFQAGTELAKLIGVVNSGNRAAASAELESLRSREVSATLIETAESLVGTLGGASAEDPSTADGGELPLTSAKATHAEVGWSSPRMNRVPDASALIISGGELHPRGIYAHAPASHRWSLGGKWKSLDGKVGIGDGSSQGSCDFVIVGDGKEIWRSGVMKAGSTKPFAVGLEGIKELELKVTDGGDGKSSDWGLWLDPVLRR; via the coding sequence ATGAAACTCCCCGGAACCCTCGCTTTTCTGGCTTTTGCCGCGCCCGTTTTCGGCGCGATGACGCCTCAGGAGGAAATCGACGTCAAAGTGCCTGCGGCCATGGCCCTGCTGGAAAAGTGGGAGAACGAGTCACCGCAGAAGGGGGAGCGGAAGCTGCATCTGGTCTACTGGACGCCGAAGGATCGCAAGCCGCAGCCCATGTTCCGGAAGCGGCTCACCTCGATCCTCGAGGACATCCGGGACTTCTATGCCTCCGAAATGAAGCGCCTCGGTTTCGGACCCCGGACGATCAATCTCGATTACGCGCCGGATGGCCTGCTGAACATCCACCTCGTCGAGGGCAGGAAGGATTACTCGGCCTACAACGTCCAGTCGGGCGGCGAGATCCGGACCGAGTGCCTGCCGACCCTCCGCACCGCCGGACTCGATCCCGACAAGGAGACGCTGGTCATCTTCTGCAACATGTCGAACTGGGATCCCGAGAACCGCAAGATCACCCAGAACAGCCCCTACTACGCCGGCGGATCTCCGGCCGGAGGCAACGCCTGGCAGGTCGACTCCGCCATCCTCGAGCTCGGCGGGCTGGCCAAGACCGAGCCGAAGGTGCACGACGGCCAGTACGGACACATCTCGATCGGCCGCTACAACACGATCTTCATCGGCGGCATCTGCCACGAGCTCGGCCACGCCCTCGGCCTGCCACACAACCGCCAGCGGGACGATGAGGGCAAGGCGTTCGGCACGGCCCTGATGGGCAGCGGCAACCGGACCTACGGTGAAGACCGTAGGAACGAGGGAAGGGGATCTTTCCTGACCCTCGCCCACGGACTTAAGCTCGCGTCCCACCCGATGTTCAGCGGGTCGGTGAAGCAGCTCGACAATCGCTCGAACGCGAAAGTCGAGGGACTCCGGGTCGAGCCGCTCGGCAAGTCGTTCCGGGTGCATGGCAAGGTGACCGCTGATCCCGCTCCCTACGCGGTGATCGGGTACATGGATCCGGCTGGCGGAGGCGACTACAACGCGACGACCTGCACCGCGGTTCCGGATGCGGAAGGTAACTTCACGCTTGATGCCAATGGTCTCGTCCCTGGCGAAGGACAGGAGTTCCGGATCGTCGTCTGCCAGGTCAACGGCGCCTGCAGTACCTATGTCGGCAGCAACGGGCGGTGGGAGATCCCCTACCGCGTGGGTCAGGACGGCAACGTCGATCTTTCCGCGTTCCAGGCCGGAACCGAACTCGCGAAGCTGATCGGGGTCGTTAACTCGGGAAATCGCGCTGCTGCCTCTGCGGAGTTGGAGTCGCTGCGCTCGCGGGAGGTCTCAGCCACCTTGATCGAGACGGCCGAGTCGCTGGTCGGAACCTTGGGAGGAGCCTCGGCCGAAGATCCTTCGACCGCGGATGGCGGCGAGCTTCCCCTGACGTCGGCCAAGGCGACTCATGCCGAGGTCGGCTGGAGCAGTCCGCGGATGAACCGCGTGCCTGACGCTTCGGCGTTGATCATCTCGGGGGGCGAACTCCACCCTCGCGGGATCTACGCGCACGCTCCGGCATCTCATCGTTGGAGTCTCGGAGGCAAGTGGAAGAGCCTCGATGGCAAAGTCGGCATCGGTGACGGTTCGTCCCAAGGCAGCTGTGACTTCGTGATCGTCGGCGACGGCAAGGAAATTTGGCGTTCGGGCGTGATGAAAGCGGGTTCGACCAAGCCATTTGCCGTCGGCCTCGAAGGCATCAAGGAACTCGAGTTGAAGGTCACCGACGGCGGCGACGGCAAGAGCAGCGACTGGGGTCTGTGGCTCGACCCGGTGCTCAGGCGCTGA
- a CDS encoding GH25 family lysozyme: protein MKWISALLLSLVLCSCGGGFGGTSVGSSPAILNVSGWDPKEVQRNGDRYSPQDVSAMRRNGALGLIARSAKGPLLDEKFSDFIKSADREGMLVGAYHFVTMDQDPAAQAVSFVSRVRSTARSRGLSHRKILLVGDFDTKSSPDRLVRFITKVEELTGVTPVVYLENSAALRTSLSNASPAQKRIIRRAPYWIALYGPAGTERSMGETLTPDGLTEQYGVWNDWVMWQYGGVLWQNGRSTPKHYSTASWRSPRYFGNMAHPTERNVFKGSEGDLRAFWNRHGLAWW from the coding sequence ATGAAATGGATTTCAGCGCTGCTCCTCTCCCTTGTCCTTTGCAGCTGTGGCGGCGGCTTCGGCGGCACCTCGGTCGGCAGCTCCCCCGCGATTCTGAATGTCTCCGGCTGGGATCCCAAAGAGGTCCAGCGGAACGGCGACCGATACTCCCCCCAGGATGTGTCGGCGATGCGTCGCAACGGGGCGCTGGGGCTGATCGCGCGCTCGGCGAAGGGTCCACTACTCGACGAGAAGTTCTCGGACTTCATCAAGTCGGCGGACCGCGAAGGCATGCTGGTCGGCGCGTATCACTTCGTAACGATGGATCAAGATCCCGCGGCACAGGCGGTGTCGTTCGTCAGCCGGGTTCGTTCGACGGCGCGCAGCCGCGGCCTTTCCCATCGGAAGATCCTCCTCGTCGGGGACTTCGATACCAAGTCGAGCCCCGACCGACTCGTCCGTTTCATCACCAAGGTCGAGGAGCTCACCGGGGTGACACCGGTGGTCTATCTGGAGAATAGCGCCGCCCTCCGCACCAGCCTGAGCAATGCCTCACCCGCCCAGAAGCGGATCATCCGGCGGGCACCATACTGGATCGCGCTCTACGGACCGGCCGGCACCGAGCGCAGCATGGGTGAAACGCTCACACCGGACGGACTGACCGAGCAGTACGGCGTGTGGAATGACTGGGTGATGTGGCAGTACGGCGGGGTGCTGTGGCAGAACGGCCGCTCGACGCCGAAGCACTACAGTACCGCATCGTGGCGGAGTCCCCGCTACTTCGGCAATATGGCCCACCCGACGGAGCGCAATGTCTTCAAGGGCAGCGAGGGTGACCTTCGCGCCTTCTGGAACCGCCACGGACTGGCGTGGTGGTGA